In a single window of the Zea mays cultivar B73 chromosome 5, Zm-B73-REFERENCE-NAM-5.0, whole genome shotgun sequence genome:
- the LOC100274399 gene encoding putative bifunctional inhibitor/LTP/seed storage protein family precursor, whose protein sequence is MAGRWLQVTLALVVVTAAATTLSSAQQTAASFPAMPSCPPAPLSLSPCIGYVFGVGSATLASCCSQLRGFLQAQAPCICAASKLAPSPIGVFLGQAQGMIPNVCDLPSPCDAGAAGEGSKPPAGDTSPVSTTTTPAAEPSTGAPAAAVPDASGAPPAPTSDDSATAMAPAGTASKLPELLHAAGATSSRDVAAGTVFVAVFLAALATMYV, encoded by the exons ATGGCCGGGCGGTGGCTCCAGGTGACTCTCGCCCTCGTCGTCGTCACGGCGGCGGCAACGACGCTGTCCTCAGCCCAGCAGACGGCAGCATCGTTCCCGGCCATGCCCAGCTGCCCGCCGGCGCCGCTCAGCCTGTCCCCGTGCATCGGCTACGTCTTCGGCGTCGGCTCGGCGACGCTCGCCTCCTGCTGCTCCCAGCTCCGTGGCTTCCTCCAGGCCCAGGCGCCGTGCATCTGCGCCGCATCCAAGCTCGCGCCCAGCcccatcggcgtgttcctcggcCAGGCGCAGGGCATGATCCCCAACGTCTGCGACCTGCCCAGCCCATGCGATG CCGGCGCCGCCGGCGAGGGCTCCAAGCCGCCGGCGGGAGACACTTCGCCTGTGTCTACGACGACGACTCCGGCAGCTGAACCGTCGACGGGCGCGCCTGCCGCTGCTGTTCCAGACGCGTCAGGAGCACCGCCGGCACCAACATCAGATGATTCTGCCACTGCAATGGCACCGGCAGGCACCGCATCGAAGCTACCGGAACTACTGCATGCAGCAGGCGCGACAAGCTCCAGAGACGTGGCTGCAGGCACTGTATTCGTCGCTGTGTTTCTTGCTGCACTTGCAACCATGTATGTGTAA
- the LOC100274689 gene encoding uncharacterized LOC100274689: MSSLLLYGPNQANSQVGVTVTINSFLENRTENFHLYFLVLFPLYFLINGVFNHVFWRSQKPLELAAPSTVAAAQSTGTAPRKPLRLRLTTLGKPKPAEGTT; the protein is encoded by the exons ATGTCTAGTTTACTACTTTATGGACCCAATCAAGCCAATTCGCAAGTTGGTGTAACTGTCACAATTAACTCTTTTCTGGAAAACAGAACAGAAAACTTCCATTTATATTTTCTGGTATTATTTCCTTTGTATTTTCTTATTAACGGTGTGTTCAACCATGTGTTTTGGCGCTCACAAAAGCCACTTGAGCTTGCCGCCCCATCCACTGTTGCTGCGGCACAATCGACAGGAACTGCCCCAAGAAAACCACTCAG ATTGAGGTTGACGACTTTGGGGAAACCGAAGCCAGCTGAAGGAACTACCTGA